The sequence GTGGAGAAGTATGAGGAGAATGGGTTTGTGTTTGTGGGGGAGCGGGGGGAACGGTTGGGGGCGATCGGGGTGAGTCAGACTTTAAAAAGAATCGCGGCAGCTTGCGATCCGAAGCTGCCGCTACTGTTTCATGCCCATATGCTGCGGCATTCCTGCGGGTTTTGGTTGGCGAATCAAGGGTATGACACGCGGTTGATTCAAGACTGGCTGGGGCACCGGAATATTGAGCATACGGTGCGGTATACGAGGTTGAGTCCGGAGCGGTTTAAGGTGATTCGGTGGGAATGAAACAAGCTACCGACGCTCATCGCACTAGGCAAAGCCGCAACCATATGTTGACCATCGGGAAACGATTGAATACAATAAAGGTGGGCAAAGCCAAGGGGTAGTCGTATGACTGCCGCACCAAACCGCATCCTGGATTGGCGGTTTTTGTGTTTTAAAGGATTTGATAATCCACAGCTAGAGATTATCGAAGCAGTAATACTTCACACCCATCCGCTCAACCTCTGCTGGAGGCAAAACAGCATCGATTAGCTTCTGATGTTGTTTCAGTGCCTGAAATGCTAAATTATCTGGCTGTTCTTTAGAACGAGCCACTGGATATAAACAAAGATCTGCAACCTGCAAGATGACATGGCTCTTCGATTTACTATCAATACCAGATAAGACTTGACACAGCTGGGATGTTTCTAACGGATTATATTTGGCTGAATTTTCCTGACTGAAAGGAGTTCCAG comes from Synechococcales cyanobacterium T60_A2020_003 and encodes:
- a CDS encoding DUF3800 domain-containing protein, with translation MGVVSRQGYLDRYLNVYGENTWEMMKSSFSIVLERVAKYVAQKNGKVMVYFEKAGKKENRLLKHYFNDLRNSGTPFSQENSAKYNPLETSQLCQVLSGIDSKSKSHVILQVADLCLYPVARSKEQPDNLAFQALKQHQKLIDAVLPPAEVERMGVKYYCFDNL